One genomic segment of Rhizobium gallicum bv. gallicum R602sp includes these proteins:
- the tnpC gene encoding IS66 family transposase: MTDAADQLPDDLASAHAMILAERAARREAEAVAARAQAVNSHSDALIARLRLEIEKLKRDIHGSRSERKARLLEQMELQLEELEADASQDELAAEIAARSSTVKTFERKRPSRKPFPEHLPRERVVIAAPQSCPCCGSAKLSKLGEDITETLEVIPRQWKVIQTVREKFSCRECEKIAQPPAPFHVTPRGFAGPNLLAMILFEKFGQHQPLNRQSERYAREGIDLSLSTLADQVGACAAILKPLHRLIEAHVLSAERLHGDDTTVPILAKGKTDTGRIWTYVRDDRPFGGTSPPAALYYASRDRRQEHPERHLKTFTGILQADAYGGYNPLFKSERASGPLTQALCWAHSRRKFFVLADIATNAKRGKNATPISPVALEAVRRIDALFDIERDINGLSVNERSQRRHKDSRPLIDELEAWLRVERAKLSRSSPVTEPIDYMLKRWDGFTSFLSDGRICLTNNAAERALRGFALGRKSWLFAGSDRGADRAAFMATLIMTAKLNDIDPQAWLADVLSHIADMPVTRLEELLPWNWSSPTAQAHEAA; this comes from the coding sequence ATGACCGATGCGGCCGATCAGCTTCCCGACGACCTTGCCAGCGCTCATGCGATGATCCTCGCCGAGCGTGCCGCCCGTCGTGAAGCCGAGGCCGTTGCTGCCCGAGCCCAGGCAGTGAACTCTCATTCCGATGCGCTCATTGCCAGATTGAGGCTGGAGATTGAGAAGCTCAAGCGCGACATCCATGGCAGCCGCTCGGAGCGAAAGGCCCGCCTTCTCGAACAGATGGAATTGCAGCTCGAGGAACTGGAAGCCGACGCTAGCCAGGACGAACTGGCCGCGGAGATTGCGGCACGATCATCGACAGTCAAAACCTTCGAGCGCAAGCGTCCATCGCGCAAACCGTTTCCTGAGCATCTGCCGCGCGAGCGCGTTGTGATTGCCGCTCCTCAAAGCTGCCCCTGCTGCGGCTCGGCCAAATTGTCAAAGCTGGGTGAGGACATCACCGAGACACTGGAAGTGATCCCACGCCAGTGGAAGGTCATCCAAACCGTGCGGGAGAAATTCTCTTGCCGCGAATGCGAGAAGATTGCTCAGCCGCCGGCTCCTTTCCACGTGACGCCGCGCGGCTTTGCCGGACCAAACCTCTTGGCGATGATACTGTTTGAGAAGTTCGGACAGCATCAGCCGCTAAACCGGCAGAGCGAACGTTATGCCCGAGAAGGCATCGACCTCAGCCTTTCGACACTCGCCGACCAGGTCGGTGCCTGCGCCGCGATCTTGAAGCCCTTGCACCGATTGATCGAAGCGCACGTACTTTCCGCCGAGCGGCTGCATGGTGACGACACCACGGTGCCGATCCTGGCAAAAGGCAAGACTGATACCGGACGCATATGGACCTACGTCAGAGATGACCGGCCATTCGGCGGAACGTCGCCGCCGGCCGCCCTCTACTATGCCTCGCGAGATCGCCGGCAGGAACATCCCGAGCGTCATCTCAAGACCTTCACCGGCATTCTGCAAGCGGATGCCTATGGCGGCTACAACCCGCTCTTCAAGTCGGAGCGTGCTTCCGGTCCATTGACGCAGGCGCTTTGCTGGGCTCACTCGCGCCGCAAGTTCTTCGTGCTGGCTGACATTGCCACGAACGCCAAGCGCGGAAAAAATGCGACGCCGATCTCGCCAGTGGCGCTTGAGGCTGTGAGGCGGATCGATGCACTGTTTGATATCGAGCGCGACATCAACGGACTTTCCGTCAACGAACGCTCGCAGCGACGTCACAAGGACAGCCGCCCCCTCATCGACGAGCTTGAGGCTTGGCTGCGAGTCGAGCGGGCAAAACTATCGCGCAGCTCACCTGTCACCGAGCCGATCGATTACATGCTCAAGCGCTGGGACGGCTTCACATCCTTCCTCAGCGACGGCAGGATTTGCCTGACCAATAATGCGGCTGAACGAGCCCTGCGCGGCTTCGCTCTCGGCAGAAAATCGTGGCTCTTTGCTGGTTCCGATCGCGGTGCAGATCGTGCTGCCTTCATGGCGACGCTGATCATGACGGCAAAGCTCAACGACATCGATCCTCAGGCCTGGCTGGCTGATGTCTTGTCTCACATTGCGGATATGCCGGTCACGAGGCTTGAAGAATTGCTTCCATGGAATTGGAGCTCGCCCACCGCACAAGCCCACGAAGCTGCCTGA
- the tnpA gene encoding IS66-like element accessory protein TnpA gives MSCLTLRICRSRGLKNCFHGIGARPPHKPTKLPDLRPSPHAYDVSIHQLEILAGSVRRRNFTRPTKEAIVSETLAGEMTLTEVARRHDLDRSLVYRWRRELGVAEKAEEPRAFVPVKVQQAPDPAIGMPAATASSATEIHVGRGRSVRVNRGQVLRLYAEPLDIVYPMPM, from the coding sequence ATGTCTTGTCTCACATTGCGGATATGCCGGTCACGAGGCTTGAAGAATTGCTTCCATGGAATTGGAGCTCGCCCACCGCACAAGCCCACGAAGCTGCCTGATCTGCGGCCTTCACCGCATGCTTACGACGTGTCTATTCATCAGCTTGAAATTTTGGCTGGCAGTGTGCGGCGACGGAACTTCACGCGACCTACCAAGGAAGCGATCGTTTCGGAGACGCTGGCGGGCGAGATGACGTTGACGGAGGTTGCGCGACGTCACGACCTTGATCGATCACTGGTTTATCGGTGGCGTCGTGAGCTTGGTGTTGCAGAGAAAGCGGAAGAGCCGCGCGCCTTCGTTCCGGTGAAGGTACAACAGGCGCCGGACCCGGCAATAGGAATGCCCGCTGCGACAGCGTCTTCTGCGACCGAAATCCATGTTGGCCGGGGCCGGTCGGTGCGGGTCAATCGTGGCCAAGTCCTTCGACTATATGCTGAACCGCTGGACATCGTTTACCCGATGCCGATGTAA
- a CDS encoding class I SAM-dependent DNA methyltransferase: MFDEPVESLWPSESPRKTFNFHLPYTENYMDTVDQQNALRQAAQKRIKASHALDGDADRLAQYYREWADSYELDVAGERYCGPSIVAELAGVAQAAYIGSDRAATAILDAGCGTGLVGIQLEHLGFRLIDGFDLSGAMAEMARQTGVYRNVEDGIDLNRPLSDYSSASYDVTVCCGVFTLGHVHPDGLRELARVTRPNGFVIASTCKSSAGAMSFEVQVLSLQEAGVLTPAQCLNGGRFLGEEDAHYWVLRVLDKPAELRL; the protein is encoded by the coding sequence TTGTTTGATGAACCGGTAGAAAGTTTGTGGCCATCAGAGTCGCCGCGGAAGACGTTCAATTTCCATCTGCCCTACACGGAGAACTACATGGACACCGTTGATCAACAAAACGCGCTTCGACAGGCTGCGCAAAAGCGGATCAAGGCTTCACATGCGCTCGACGGTGACGCCGATCGCTTGGCGCAGTACTATCGTGAATGGGCCGATTCCTACGAGCTGGATGTCGCCGGCGAACGCTACTGCGGCCCCTCGATCGTGGCGGAACTGGCGGGCGTAGCGCAGGCGGCCTATATCGGCAGCGACCGAGCAGCCACGGCAATCTTGGATGCTGGCTGCGGTACAGGCCTAGTTGGCATTCAACTGGAGCATCTTGGCTTTCGGTTGATTGACGGCTTCGATCTCTCCGGCGCGATGGCCGAAATGGCGCGCCAAACCGGCGTTTACCGCAACGTTGAAGACGGCATTGACCTAAACAGGCCCCTCTCGGACTACTCGAGCGCGAGTTATGATGTGACCGTCTGCTGTGGCGTCTTCACGCTCGGCCATGTCCACCCGGATGGGCTGCGCGAACTGGCGCGCGTCACGCGTCCGAACGGGTTCGTGATCGCAAGCACCTGCAAGAGCTCTGCTGGTGCAATGTCGTTTGAAGTCCAAGTGCTATCTCTGCAGGAGGCGGGCGTCCTTACGCCGGCACAGTGTCTGAACGGCGGCAGATTCCTCGGGGAGGAGGACGCGCATTACTGGGTCTTGCGAGTGCTCGATAAGCCGGCGGAGCTGCGACTGTGA
- the tnpA gene encoding IS66-like element accessory protein TnpA, producing MRCPPEKRWTPGEESDGQKLRVTVVHPSGRRAFDGVSKARLIESCLQPGASVAQLALAHGVNANLLWKWIRQHRLAKTDGLPPASTPAFIPVHLEAAAAGVVSRQDGGRPVDLRRSTPSVRLPAPDGSNQLSSPAKVNASLPNGVQLTLECSDVRAVAAVIGALGHVQTER from the coding sequence ATGAGGTGTCCACCAGAAAAGAGGTGGACACCAGGTGAGGAAAGTGATGGGCAGAAGCTGCGGGTGACGGTTGTGCATCCGAGTGGGCGACGGGCGTTTGATGGCGTATCGAAGGCCCGTCTCATCGAAAGCTGTTTGCAGCCCGGTGCGTCGGTTGCTCAGCTCGCATTAGCTCATGGGGTCAATGCGAACCTTCTTTGGAAGTGGATACGCCAGCACCGTCTAGCGAAGACGGACGGGTTGCCACCGGCTTCCACGCCGGCGTTTATTCCGGTTCACTTGGAAGCGGCTGCGGCGGGGGTCGTGTCTCGGCAGGACGGTGGTCGTCCAGTGGACTTGCGGCGCAGTACTCCCAGCGTGAGGCTGCCGGCGCCGGATGGGTCAAACCAGCTTTCATCTCCGGCCAAGGTGAACGCGTCGCTGCCGAACGGAGTGCAGCTGACGCTGGAATGCAGTGATGTGCGAGCGGTGGCGGCGGTAATCGGGGCGTTGGGTCATGTTCAGACTGAGCGCTGA
- the tnpB gene encoding IS66 family insertion sequence element accessory protein TnpB (TnpB, as the term is used for proteins encoded by IS66 family insertion elements, is considered an accessory protein, since TnpC, encoded by a neighboring gene, is a DDE family transposase.), producing the protein MFRLSADIKVYLHREPIDFRAGINSLAVLVQETMALDPFAPAVFAFCNRRRDRMKLLFFDRSGFVLVLKRLTEDKFRWPRREVPVVTLTTEQLHWILDGIDIDAMVRHPVRQYQFAG; encoded by the coding sequence ATGTTCAGACTGAGCGCTGATATCAAGGTCTACCTGCATCGCGAACCGATCGACTTTCGGGCTGGCATCAATAGCCTTGCGGTTCTGGTTCAGGAGACGATGGCACTCGATCCGTTTGCGCCTGCGGTTTTTGCTTTCTGCAATCGCCGTCGCGACCGGATGAAGCTCCTGTTCTTCGATCGATCGGGCTTTGTGCTGGTGCTGAAGCGGTTGACCGAGGACAAGTTCCGATGGCCGCGCCGTGAGGTGCCGGTGGTCACGCTTACGACCGAACAATTGCACTGGATCCTCGACGGCATCGATATCGATGCGATGGTTCGCCACCCGGTACGGCAATATCAATTTGCTGGCTGA
- the tnpC gene encoding IS66 family transposase, protein MAQLAANAAEIAALKAEKEALSQRVVKLEEELALARLHRFAPRSEKHIDRIFNEAEQAADEDDADSEENQVVDLPDTGLPSVEGTTGKKRGRRPLPENLPRERVEYDLADDQKACPCCRGQMHRMGETVTEQLHIEVKAKVLQNVRFKYACRHCDRTGINTPVVTAPMPTQPLPGSIATAFALVHKYVDGTPLYRLAQTFERAGVPISRGTLGHWVIGSSEKHLHRIYDVLKLRLRSQPLIHGDETTVQVLKEENRAAADTSYMWAYRSGEDSDQPIVLLDYQPGRGQIHPQAFLGDYRGILISDGYTAWRTLEGATHIGCMAHSRRRFVEAFKARKTGGGPPEQALRFFEQLYRVEGQARNEKPDKGETQADCIRRFRQQHSVPILNALKQWLDQIAPKVLPDSKLGDAISYTLNQWEYLTRYTENGGMPIDNNLLERDIRIFATGRKSWLFSDTVDGAKASAIVYSLMLTCRAGGIEPLAWLRYVLTELPQRTEDADIDDLLPFNFPKATVA, encoded by the coding sequence ATGGCGCAATTGGCGGCCAATGCTGCCGAAATCGCCGCGCTGAAAGCCGAGAAGGAAGCGCTCTCGCAGCGCGTCGTCAAACTCGAGGAAGAGCTGGCGCTGGCACGGCTGCATCGTTTTGCGCCCCGCAGCGAAAAGCACATTGATCGCATCTTCAATGAAGCCGAGCAGGCTGCGGATGAGGATGACGCCGACAGCGAAGAGAACCAGGTCGTCGACCTTCCGGACACAGGACTGCCATCCGTCGAAGGCACGACGGGAAAGAAACGCGGCCGCAGACCGCTGCCGGAAAACCTGCCGCGCGAGCGCGTCGAGTATGATCTTGCCGACGATCAGAAGGCCTGTCCTTGCTGTCGTGGCCAGATGCATCGCATGGGCGAGACCGTTACCGAACAGCTTCATATCGAAGTGAAGGCGAAGGTCTTACAGAATGTGCGGTTCAAATATGCTTGCCGCCATTGCGACCGCACCGGGATCAATACGCCTGTCGTGACCGCGCCGATGCCGACGCAGCCCTTGCCAGGCAGCATCGCCACGGCCTTTGCGCTGGTTCACAAATACGTCGACGGCACACCGCTCTACCGCCTGGCGCAGACCTTCGAACGCGCCGGCGTTCCTATCAGCCGAGGCACTTTGGGCCACTGGGTGATCGGCTCAAGCGAGAAGCACCTGCATCGCATCTATGACGTGCTGAAACTGCGGCTCAGATCACAGCCGCTCATCCATGGCGACGAGACGACGGTTCAGGTCCTGAAGGAAGAGAACAGGGCAGCCGCCGACACATCGTATATGTGGGCCTACCGGAGCGGCGAGGACAGTGACCAGCCGATCGTGCTGCTCGATTATCAGCCGGGCCGCGGCCAAATACACCCGCAGGCCTTCCTCGGCGATTACCGCGGGATATTGATCAGCGATGGCTACACCGCCTGGCGAACGCTGGAGGGCGCAACTCATATTGGATGCATGGCCCATTCGAGGCGGCGCTTCGTCGAGGCCTTCAAGGCCAGAAAGACGGGTGGCGGACCGCCGGAGCAGGCGCTCCGGTTCTTTGAACAACTCTACCGGGTTGAAGGGCAGGCGCGGAACGAAAAACCGGACAAGGGCGAGACGCAGGCCGACTGCATTCGCCGCTTCCGCCAGCAACATAGCGTCCCCATCCTCAATGCTCTCAAGCAATGGCTCGACCAAATCGCCCCGAAGGTCTTGCCGGACAGCAAGCTCGGAGACGCCATCTCCTATACCCTGAATCAATGGGAATACCTGACGCGCTACACCGAAAATGGCGGTATGCCGATCGACAACAATCTTTTGGAACGCGATATCAGAATTTTTGCAACTGGCAGAAAGAGTTGGTTGTTCAGCGACACCGTCGACGGAGCCAAGGCCAGCGCCATCGTCTACAGCCTCATGCTGACATGTCGTGCCGGTGGCATCGAGCCGTTAGCATGGTTACGCTACGTCCTCACTGAGTTGCCTCAGCGGACCGAAGACGCCGATATCGACGATCTTCTCCCCTTCAACTTCCCCAAGGCCACGGTAGCCTGA
- a CDS encoding ATP-grasp domain-containing protein gives MARKALILVEGSVRGTGPQFVRAAQRLGLHPITLAADPAQYDYIATEGLEAIRVDTENLDALICECSRLRARYDIAGITSVREDVYITVGKLCGHFGLPGPNPVSIERCCDKFTQRQLLAQSGVPIPAYRLATNAREIETSAAEIGLPVILKPAVGIGSIGVRLCRNIDELAEHTNYLLGEKRIRWSSPRILVEEFAQGPYYGANMMGDDVIAIGAAEFGPPPHFVFREYTHPAPLTDEEYKRIADVSVGCLRALGLGWGPTNVEFRWTKRGPVVIEVNPRLSGGDPQLVQPAHGIDLVTEHIKLVTGDECDLRRRHSQTATMRSLIPDRDGILDWIDGDIRAAAQPGVVDVKLYVQPNTPIVRKGDYLDSIGYVIAASTSPAQTKAILQSAVELIDWSITPFPTPGKQEQSSTPHDQQPADVASDRR, from the coding sequence ATGGCAAGAAAGGCGCTTATCCTGGTTGAAGGCAGTGTAAGGGGTACTGGTCCGCAATTCGTCCGAGCGGCCCAGCGTCTTGGCCTTCACCCAATTACCCTAGCGGCTGATCCAGCTCAGTACGACTATATTGCGACAGAAGGGCTTGAAGCAATCCGCGTTGATACGGAGAATCTCGATGCGCTGATCTGTGAATGCTCCCGGCTACGTGCGCGCTATGACATCGCTGGCATTACGAGCGTCCGAGAGGATGTCTATATCACTGTTGGCAAGCTCTGTGGCCATTTCGGATTGCCGGGACCGAATCCCGTGTCCATTGAACGATGCTGCGACAAATTCACTCAACGCCAGCTCCTCGCACAATCGGGCGTTCCCATACCCGCTTATCGCTTAGCAACGAATGCGAGGGAGATAGAAACCTCTGCTGCGGAGATCGGCCTGCCGGTAATTCTTAAGCCAGCCGTGGGTATCGGCAGCATTGGTGTGCGATTGTGCCGCAACATTGATGAGTTGGCGGAACATACGAACTATCTGCTTGGCGAAAAGCGCATCCGCTGGTCTTCGCCGAGGATACTCGTCGAAGAATTCGCACAAGGCCCATACTACGGGGCCAATATGATGGGAGACGACGTCATTGCGATTGGTGCTGCAGAGTTCGGCCCACCACCCCATTTCGTCTTTCGTGAGTACACCCATCCGGCCCCACTGACCGATGAGGAGTATAAGCGCATCGCCGATGTCTCGGTGGGCTGTTTGCGAGCTCTTGGCCTTGGCTGGGGGCCAACCAACGTTGAATTCCGGTGGACAAAGCGTGGCCCAGTCGTCATCGAAGTCAATCCACGTCTTTCGGGCGGGGATCCTCAGTTGGTCCAGCCTGCGCACGGCATTGATCTCGTCACCGAGCACATCAAGCTTGTCACCGGCGACGAATGCGACTTGCGCAGAAGACACTCGCAGACTGCGACCATGCGGTCCCTAATTCCTGATCGCGATGGCATTCTCGATTGGATCGATGGCGACATTCGCGCGGCTGCCCAACCAGGTGTCGTCGATGTCAAATTGTACGTTCAGCCCAATACGCCGATCGTCAGGAAAGGCGATTACCTAGACTCGATAGGATATGTCATCGCCGCGTCAACCAGCCCAGCTCAGACGAAGGCGATACTTCAGAGCGCCGTCGAATTAATCGATTGGTCGATCACACCATTTCCGACACCGGGCAAACAGGAGCAATCATCGACCCCGCACGACCAACAACCAGCGGACGTTGCGTCAGATAGGAGGTGA
- a CDS encoding M20 aminoacylase family protein codes for MTDIKTFRELQSEATEWRRYLHENPELDYRLENTARYVAEKLASFGINHIETRIAETGLVALIQGKGGVGPTIGLRADMDALPIVEASNKPWSSKVPGNMHACGHDGHTAMLLGAAKHLATTRNFKGTVALIFQPAEEVELPSGALKMVQEGIMDRFGISKVFGMHITPGVDIGKFSICPGPIMGSQDDFDIIVKGKGGHAAHPHRTVDPVVIGAQIVLGLQALVSRRTDPLKSLVVSITKLNAAQAYNVIPDRVEISGTVRTLEPTLRDFAELEIPAVARGIAQGFGADIEFKYMRSVPATVNHPEETKTAMSAARKLVGDSCVNDSPRVSMGGEDFSYMLEARPGAYILVGNGPTAACHNPAFDFDDDALPYGIGYWVKLVEEILGREADVCLAER; via the coding sequence ATGACAGACATCAAAACGTTCCGGGAACTACAGAGCGAGGCGACGGAATGGCGCCGCTATCTCCATGAAAATCCGGAGTTGGACTATCGCCTGGAAAATACAGCAAGGTACGTGGCTGAAAAGCTAGCCTCTTTCGGAATCAATCATATTGAGACCAGGATTGCCGAAACCGGCCTAGTCGCCCTAATTCAGGGCAAAGGCGGAGTGGGGCCAACAATCGGACTCAGGGCAGACATGGACGCTCTTCCGATCGTTGAAGCTTCTAACAAACCATGGTCGTCGAAAGTCCCTGGCAATATGCATGCCTGCGGCCACGATGGACACACGGCCATGTTATTAGGTGCAGCGAAACATCTGGCGACAACTCGGAATTTCAAGGGGACTGTAGCGTTGATCTTTCAACCGGCGGAAGAGGTAGAACTTCCGTCTGGGGCTCTGAAGATGGTTCAGGAGGGGATCATGGACCGCTTCGGTATATCCAAGGTTTTCGGGATGCACATTACGCCTGGCGTCGATATCGGCAAGTTCAGCATCTGCCCTGGCCCGATCATGGGCTCGCAGGACGACTTTGATATTATCGTGAAGGGTAAAGGCGGCCATGCAGCACACCCCCATCGCACGGTTGATCCCGTCGTTATCGGTGCTCAGATCGTTTTGGGTCTACAGGCCCTTGTTTCCCGCAGAACAGACCCTTTGAAATCTCTGGTTGTATCAATCACCAAGCTGAATGCTGCCCAAGCATACAATGTTATTCCTGATCGAGTCGAGATTTCCGGGACGGTTAGAACTCTTGAGCCAACGCTTCGAGATTTCGCTGAGCTAGAGATTCCTGCTGTTGCTCGTGGGATTGCTCAGGGATTTGGCGCAGATATTGAATTCAAGTACATGCGTTCGGTGCCTGCTACAGTCAACCACCCTGAGGAGACAAAGACGGCGATGAGCGCGGCACGAAAGCTTGTCGGGGATTCCTGTGTGAACGACTCACCCAGAGTATCTATGGGCGGCGAAGACTTCTCTTATATGCTAGAAGCGCGACCTGGGGCCTATATCCTAGTTGGTAACGGACCGACTGCTGCATGTCATAATCCGGCGTTCGATTTTGATGATGACGCGCTACCTTACGGCATTGGTTATTGGGTCAAGCTGGTTGAGGAGATTTTGGGACGTGAAGCCGACGTTTGCTTGGCGGAGCGATAA
- a CDS encoding MFS transporter: MSVKTEYRIRECKLDAFLDLMAERPRALSRGGTRYWSLQRYLQTPSHRAESYRKRPGRTIFYLTTASHLRTKHQGAPSASAHHSHRACLGRRPNSHP; the protein is encoded by the coding sequence ATTTCAGTCAAGACCGAGTATCGAATTCGCGAGTGCAAACTGGATGCATTCCTTGATCTCATGGCAGAGCGGCCGCGGGCCCTAAGCCGCGGCGGAACTCGCTATTGGAGTCTTCAACGATATCTCCAAACGCCTTCTCATAGGGCCGAGTCATACCGTAAGCGACCTGGACGGACTATCTTCTACTTAACTACCGCCTCTCACCTGCGGACAAAGCACCAGGGTGCACCATCCGCCAGCGCTCACCATTCTCATCGAGCGTGCCTGGGCCGTAGGCCGAATAGTCACCCATGA
- a CDS encoding MurR/RpiR family transcriptional regulator translates to MLQKGPLHTRIIERFDDMSEQLQRAARHILEHPQEVALVSMRELARNADVQPSTMTRLAKFLGYSGYEDFRGEHADVIRVSTDGFVARALQRDEGAIDGEGLAYRMLQSLSVQIARLCETGTLSSLSTIADRLGKARRIYVLGLRSCHSVAWHFHYVMTLLGEKSVYLDGPAGTSGDALIRASADDVLLAISISPYSLQTLELAEAAREKGMGIVAITDSEVSPLVTIAEHIVLFPAESQTFFHTLTPALAVSEVLCGLVAAQDRAAALEGLKQADRHLSSMNTYATTIPRRKI, encoded by the coding sequence ATGTTGCAAAAGGGACCTCTGCACACACGTATCATAGAACGATTTGACGACATGTCTGAACAGTTGCAGCGTGCGGCTCGGCACATCTTGGAGCATCCGCAGGAAGTGGCGCTCGTTTCGATGCGCGAGTTAGCTCGCAATGCAGACGTGCAGCCCTCTACAATGACGCGGTTGGCGAAATTTCTTGGCTACTCCGGATATGAAGATTTTCGTGGTGAGCATGCTGACGTTATTCGAGTAAGCACTGACGGATTTGTCGCACGCGCGTTGCAGAGAGACGAAGGTGCAATCGACGGTGAGGGTTTGGCATATCGAATGCTCCAGAGTCTCTCCGTGCAAATCGCTCGTCTCTGCGAAACCGGTACACTCTCTAGCCTAAGCACAATAGCCGACAGACTGGGAAAAGCTCGGAGGATCTATGTTCTTGGGCTACGCTCTTGCCATTCAGTAGCATGGCATTTCCACTACGTTATGACCTTGCTTGGCGAGAAGTCCGTATATCTCGATGGTCCGGCCGGCACGAGCGGCGATGCACTCATTCGTGCCAGCGCCGACGATGTCCTGTTGGCCATTTCTATTAGCCCTTACTCACTGCAGACGCTCGAGCTTGCCGAGGCCGCCCGTGAAAAAGGCATGGGTATTGTTGCGATTACCGATAGCGAGGTTTCCCCGCTCGTGACGATTGCGGAGCACATCGTCCTCTTTCCCGCCGAGAGCCAAACCTTCTTTCATACGTTGACGCCGGCTCTCGCCGTCTCGGAGGTCTTATGCGGGCTAGTGGCCGCCCAGGACCGAGCTGCAGCGCTTGAAGGCCTGAAGCAGGCCGATCGCCACCTTTCTTCGATGAACACGTACGCGACAACCATTCCGCGGCGAAAGATCTGA
- a CDS encoding aspartate aminotransferase family protein translates to MSRILHRTIGIGLPTAVAGEGIYITDREGRSYIDGSGGAAVSCLGHNHREVLEAMKAQMGRISYAHTSFFTTDVAERLAEQLVELAPKGLDYVYLVSGGSEAVEAALKMARQYFVEIGQPQRRHIIARRQSYHGNTIGALATGGNAWRRAQFKPILPETHHVSPCYAYRDMQVGETPEAYAERLAVELEAKIVELGVDKVMAFVAEPVVGATLGAVGPVADYFKRVRQVCDKYGILLILDEVMCGMGRTGTIFALQQEGIVPELVTIAKGLGGGFQPIGAVLLSEKIYRAFADGSGLFQHGHTYIGHPIAAAAASKVVEILQRPETMSNVAKMGERLQAGLDAALGQSPYVGDIRGRGLFRGVELVVDKETKQPFDPSRKLHSRIKRESMQRGLMCYPMGGTIDGINGDHVLLAPPYIIQPEQIDLIVERLAAAINAAVAG, encoded by the coding sequence ATGAGCAGAATCCTTCATCGAACGATTGGTATAGGGCTCCCAACAGCCGTAGCGGGAGAAGGAATCTACATCACGGACCGCGAAGGTCGAAGCTACATAGATGGATCAGGTGGCGCCGCGGTCAGTTGCCTAGGCCATAATCACCGGGAAGTCCTGGAAGCGATGAAGGCACAGATGGGCCGGATCAGCTACGCCCACACCTCGTTTTTTACAACCGACGTGGCTGAGCGGTTGGCCGAGCAACTCGTTGAACTCGCCCCGAAAGGGCTCGATTACGTCTACTTGGTTTCGGGCGGTTCTGAAGCTGTCGAGGCTGCCCTCAAGATGGCGCGTCAGTATTTCGTCGAAATTGGGCAGCCCCAGCGGCGCCATATCATAGCGCGTCGGCAGAGTTACCACGGAAATACGATTGGCGCATTGGCAACAGGCGGCAATGCCTGGCGCCGCGCGCAGTTCAAGCCAATCCTGCCCGAAACCCATCATGTCTCGCCCTGCTATGCCTATCGCGACATGCAGGTAGGCGAAACACCGGAGGCCTATGCCGAGCGACTCGCCGTAGAACTGGAAGCCAAGATTGTCGAGTTGGGCGTAGACAAGGTCATGGCCTTCGTAGCCGAACCGGTGGTGGGTGCAACGCTCGGCGCGGTCGGGCCCGTTGCTGACTACTTCAAACGGGTTCGGCAGGTCTGCGACAAGTACGGTATCTTGCTTATTCTCGATGAAGTAATGTGTGGAATGGGCCGAACCGGTACGATCTTTGCTCTGCAGCAGGAAGGGATAGTTCCGGAGCTTGTGACCATTGCGAAGGGCTTGGGCGGCGGCTTCCAGCCGATCGGTGCGGTGTTGCTTTCTGAGAAGATCTATCGAGCTTTTGCGGACGGCTCGGGTCTCTTCCAGCACGGACACACCTATATTGGTCATCCGATCGCGGCGGCGGCGGCCAGCAAAGTGGTTGAAATCCTGCAGCGCCCGGAGACTATGTCGAACGTTGCCAAAATGGGCGAACGTCTCCAGGCCGGACTTGATGCCGCCCTCGGCCAATCGCCCTACGTTGGCGACATCCGTGGCCGCGGTCTTTTCCGCGGTGTGGAGTTAGTGGTGGATAAGGAGACCAAGCAGCCTTTCGATCCATCGCGCAAACTTCATTCCCGAATCAAGAGGGAGTCGATGCAGCGGGGCCTGATGTGCTACCCGATGGGCGGCACCATCGATGGGATAAACGGGGACCATGTGCTGCTGGCGCCCCCATACATTATTCAGCCGGAGCAGATCGACCTGATCGTAGAACGGCTCGCTGCGGCGATCAATGCTGCTGTCGCGGGCTAG